A stretch of the Cellulomonas sp. WB94 genome encodes the following:
- a CDS encoding aminotransferase class I/II-fold pyridoxal phosphate-dependent enzyme, giving the protein MEFRHIPGLPPYVFTIIEALKLDARRAGRDVIDLGFGNPDLPSPPIAVDKLVEAAQLAKNHRYSSSRGIPKLRQAVADLYLRRFGVTLDPETEIISTIGAKEGFSHLMWVLLQPGDAAIVPTPSYPIHIWGPYFAGADARQVPIGDGDDGSGYIDRVMEAWELGWPKPRVVVLSFPHNPTTTTVDLPDLQRLVDWARERDVVLVHDLAYADMCFDGWTPPSILQCVGGKEVAVELYSMTKSFSMAGWRVAFLVGRPDVVGALAKLKSYLDYGTFQPIQIAATVTLNEAVDYPTELSAVYESRRNALVDGLGRIGWDIIKPRGTMFAWAKIPEPYADLGSIEFAELLVRDCDVAVSPGIGFGPGGDGHVRFALIENEQRIAQAIRGLRRGLTRL; this is encoded by the coding sequence ATGGAGTTCCGTCACATCCCCGGCCTGCCGCCCTACGTGTTCACCATCATCGAGGCCCTCAAGCTGGACGCCCGGCGCGCGGGGCGCGACGTGATCGACCTCGGCTTCGGCAACCCCGACCTGCCGAGCCCGCCGATCGCCGTCGACAAGCTCGTCGAGGCGGCCCAGCTCGCGAAGAACCACCGGTACTCGTCCTCGCGCGGCATCCCCAAGCTGCGCCAGGCGGTCGCGGACCTGTACCTGCGCCGGTTCGGCGTCACGCTCGACCCCGAGACGGAGATCATCTCGACGATCGGCGCCAAGGAGGGGTTCAGCCACCTCATGTGGGTGCTGCTGCAGCCCGGTGACGCGGCGATCGTGCCGACCCCCAGCTACCCGATCCACATCTGGGGCCCGTACTTCGCGGGCGCCGACGCGCGGCAGGTGCCGATCGGCGACGGCGACGACGGGTCCGGCTACATCGACCGGGTCATGGAGGCGTGGGAGCTCGGCTGGCCGAAGCCGCGCGTCGTGGTGCTCTCCTTCCCGCACAACCCCACGACGACGACCGTCGACCTGCCGGACCTCCAGCGGCTCGTCGACTGGGCGCGCGAGCGCGACGTCGTCCTCGTCCACGACCTGGCGTACGCCGACATGTGCTTCGACGGGTGGACGCCGCCGTCGATCCTCCAGTGCGTGGGCGGCAAGGAGGTCGCGGTCGAGCTGTACTCGATGACGAAGTCGTTCTCGATGGCCGGCTGGCGCGTCGCGTTCCTGGTCGGTCGGCCCGACGTCGTCGGCGCGCTCGCGAAGCTCAAGAGCTACCTCGACTACGGCACGTTCCAGCCGATCCAGATCGCGGCGACCGTGACCCTCAACGAGGCCGTCGACTACCCGACCGAGCTCAGCGCCGTCTACGAGTCGCGGCGCAATGCGCTCGTCGACGGGCTCGGTCGCATCGGCTGGGACATCATCAAGCCCCGAGGCACGATGTTCGCCTGGGCCAAGATCCCCGAGCCCTACGCGGACCTGGGCTCGATCGAGTTCGCCGAGCTGCTCGTGCGCGACTGCGACGTCGCCGTGTCGCCCGGGATCGGGTTCGGACCCGGTGGGGACGGGCACGTCCGGTTCGCGCTGATCGAGAACGAGCAGCGCATCGCCCAGGCGATCCGCGGGCTGCGCCGGGGGCTCACCCGGCTCTGA
- a CDS encoding PQQ-dependent sugar dehydrogenase — translation MRSRDRRPTLRAAACLVALAGVTACTAGNPSPGVSSAAVPTPVTTTAGPIATPVPATPSATPVAVRGEIGDVRELATGLDVPWGLAFLPDGRALVTQRGTGSIVAVDARGAGPATVSALGGPGAATIRAATAAQGEGGLLGIAVRPDADGTVHVFVYVTTERDNEVLSARLDGASLGETTVVLAGIPKGSNHDGGRLAFGPDGYLYVTTGETGNRALAQDPASLGGKILRITTDGAPAPGNPTAGSPVWSLGHRNVQGIGWAADGRMFASEFGQDTWDELNVIVPGGNYGWPVVEGDPGSAADGFVRPVATWATHDASPSGLAVTSEGVYLAALRGERLWRVPLLPGTVGAPLPLLVGAYGRLRNVTVAPDGSLWVLTGNTDGRGTVRAGDDRLLRVTIV, via the coding sequence ATGCGTTCGCGGGATCGTCGTCCGACTCTGCGAGCCGCCGCGTGTCTGGTCGCGCTCGCGGGCGTCACGGCCTGCACGGCGGGCAACCCGTCGCCCGGTGTCTCCTCGGCTGCGGTGCCGACGCCGGTCACGACGACGGCAGGTCCCATCGCGACCCCGGTCCCCGCGACCCCGTCCGCCACCCCGGTGGCCGTGCGCGGCGAGATCGGCGACGTCCGCGAGCTGGCCACGGGGCTCGACGTCCCGTGGGGCCTGGCGTTCCTCCCGGACGGCCGCGCGCTCGTGACGCAGCGGGGCACGGGCAGCATCGTCGCGGTCGACGCCCGGGGAGCAGGCCCCGCGACGGTGAGCGCGCTCGGGGGGCCGGGCGCGGCGACGATCCGCGCAGCGACCGCGGCCCAGGGCGAGGGCGGGCTGCTCGGGATCGCGGTGCGGCCGGACGCGGACGGCACCGTGCACGTGTTCGTCTACGTCACGACCGAGCGGGACAACGAGGTGCTCAGCGCCCGGCTCGACGGCGCGAGCCTCGGGGAGACCACCGTGGTGCTCGCGGGGATCCCGAAGGGGTCGAACCACGACGGCGGCCGCCTCGCGTTCGGCCCGGACGGGTACCTGTACGTCACGACGGGCGAGACCGGCAACCGGGCGCTCGCCCAGGACCCGGCCAGCCTCGGCGGCAAGATCCTGCGGATCACGACCGATGGCGCACCGGCCCCCGGCAACCCGACGGCCGGCTCGCCCGTGTGGAGCCTCGGGCACCGCAACGTGCAGGGCATCGGATGGGCGGCCGACGGCCGGATGTTCGCGTCCGAGTTCGGGCAGGACACGTGGGACGAGCTCAACGTCATCGTGCCCGGCGGCAACTACGGCTGGCCGGTGGTCGAGGGCGACCCGGGCTCGGCGGCAGACGGGTTCGTCCGCCCGGTCGCCACGTGGGCGACCCATGACGCGTCACCGAGCGGGCTCGCGGTGACGTCCGAGGGTGTCTACCTCGCGGCCCTGCGCGGGGAGCGGCTCTGGCGCGTCCCTCTGCTTCCGGGAACCGTGGGCGCGCCGCTGCCGTTGCTGGTCGGGGCGTACGGGCGGCTGCGGAACGTCACCGTCGCGCCCGACGGGTCGCTGTGGGTGCTCACGGGGAACACCGACGGGCGCGGCACCGTGCGCGCGGGCGACGACCGGCTGCTGCGCGTCACCATCGTCTGA
- the metG gene encoding methionine--tRNA ligase, whose translation MPEATPTFYLTTPIYYVNDAPHIGHAYTTVAADVITRWHRQRQEPVWFLTGTDEHGQKVMRTAEANGTSPQEWADRLVETAWKPVLKTLDVRNDDFIRTTQERHETRVQAFIQDLYDKGEIYAGSYEGPYCVGCEEYKLPGDLVDGTGEYEGIKVCAIHGIPVEMLSEENYFFRMSAYTQRLLDFYEANPTFVQPPSARNEVISFVKQGLQDLSISRNTFDWGIPIPWDTSHVLYVWFDALLNYATAVGLDSDDPADKEQFARTWPPSVHLVGKDILRFHAVIWPAMLMAAGLPLPGQVFAHGWLLVGGEKMSKSKLTGIAPSSIIDTFGSDAFRFYFLRAIVFGQDGSFSWEDLHARYTAELANGFGNLASRVAAMIGKYFGGTLPDAGPLTPAEEHVAAVAARAAVDAEAAIDRLALNEAIAAIWTLVETTNGYLTEQEPWKVAKDPAEVDAAGASVPGGRLATILVTAAEALRALAVLLAPVIPKAAEALWESLGAEPVLGPLAAQPVADAGRFGQLPAGTVVTKGASLFPRIEEPAAS comes from the coding sequence ATGCCTGAGGCCACCCCCACGTTCTACCTGACGACGCCGATCTACTACGTGAACGACGCCCCCCACATCGGGCACGCGTACACGACGGTCGCGGCCGACGTCATCACGCGCTGGCACCGTCAGCGCCAGGAGCCGGTGTGGTTCCTCACCGGGACGGACGAGCACGGCCAGAAGGTCATGCGCACGGCCGAGGCGAACGGGACGAGCCCGCAGGAGTGGGCGGATCGTCTCGTCGAGACCGCCTGGAAGCCTGTCCTGAAGACGCTCGACGTGCGCAACGACGACTTCATCCGGACGACGCAGGAGCGCCACGAGACGCGCGTACAGGCCTTCATCCAGGACTTGTACGACAAGGGCGAGATCTACGCGGGCTCCTACGAGGGCCCCTACTGCGTCGGCTGCGAGGAGTACAAGCTGCCCGGCGACCTCGTGGACGGCACGGGGGAGTACGAGGGGATCAAGGTCTGCGCGATCCACGGGATCCCCGTCGAGATGCTCTCCGAGGAGAACTACTTCTTCCGGATGAGCGCCTACACGCAGCGCCTGCTCGACTTCTACGAGGCGAACCCGACGTTCGTGCAGCCCCCGAGCGCGCGCAACGAGGTGATCTCGTTCGTCAAGCAGGGCCTCCAGGACCTGTCGATCTCCCGGAACACGTTCGACTGGGGCATCCCGATCCCGTGGGACACGAGCCACGTCCTGTACGTGTGGTTCGACGCGCTGCTCAACTACGCGACGGCCGTCGGGCTCGACTCCGACGACCCGGCGGACAAGGAGCAGTTCGCGCGGACCTGGCCCCCGAGCGTGCACCTCGTCGGCAAGGACATCCTGCGGTTCCACGCGGTGATCTGGCCCGCGATGCTGATGGCCGCGGGCCTGCCGCTGCCGGGCCAGGTGTTCGCGCACGGCTGGCTGCTCGTCGGCGGCGAGAAGATGAGCAAGTCGAAGCTCACGGGCATCGCACCGAGCTCGATCATCGACACGTTCGGCTCGGACGCGTTCCGCTTCTACTTCCTGCGCGCGATCGTCTTCGGCCAGGACGGCTCGTTCTCGTGGGAGGACCTGCACGCGCGCTACACCGCCGAGCTCGCGAACGGCTTCGGCAACCTCGCGTCGCGCGTCGCGGCGATGATCGGCAAGTACTTCGGCGGGACGCTGCCCGACGCGGGCCCGCTGACCCCGGCCGAGGAGCACGTGGCGGCCGTCGCCGCGCGCGCGGCCGTCGACGCCGAGGCGGCCATCGACCGGCTCGCGCTCAACGAGGCCATCGCCGCGATCTGGACGCTCGTCGAGACCACGAACGGCTACCTCACCGAGCAGGAGCCCTGGAAGGTCGCGAAGGACCCGGCCGAGGTCGACGCCGCCGGTGCGAGCGTGCCGGGCGGCCGGCTCGCGACGATCCTGGTGACGGCCGCCGAGGCGCTCCGGGCGCTCGCGGTGCTGCTGGCACCCGTGATCCCGAAGGCCGCCGAGGCGCTGTGGGAGTCCCTCGGGGCCGAGCCCGTGCTCGGCCCGCTCGCCGCGCAGCCGGTCGCCGACGCGGGCCGGTTCGGGCAGCTGCCCGCCGGGACCGTCGTCACCAAGGGCGCATCGCTGTTCCCGCGGATCGAGGAGCCGGCCGCGTCGTGA
- a CDS encoding TatD family hydrolase, which yields MSRSRTRERGWPPDPEPLGSPVVDNHTHLESLLDFPVEDPEGPRTLGDHLERAAAVGVTRAVQVGCDLDAAAWTDRLLRASSSAGDPSGLAVTLLGAVAIHPNEAVLHAGVREIAPDGLEPSSAARHDVGLDDAIATIEALARGNVRVRAIGETGLDHFRAGPRGRAVQLEAFRAHIALAKDLGLALQIHDRDAHEQVIEVLERDGAPDRTVFHCFSGDAAMARHCAGRGWYLSFAGPVTFGANEDLREALRSVPLSQVLVETDAPYLTPHPYRGRPNAPYLLPHTVRRIAAELDLEVDDLCRTLVATSESVYGRWQTGRSG from the coding sequence GTGAGCCGGTCCCGGACGCGCGAGCGGGGCTGGCCGCCGGACCCCGAGCCGCTCGGGTCGCCGGTCGTCGACAACCACACGCACCTGGAGTCGCTGCTCGACTTCCCGGTCGAGGACCCCGAGGGACCGCGCACGCTCGGCGACCACCTGGAGCGCGCCGCGGCCGTCGGGGTGACGCGAGCCGTGCAGGTCGGCTGCGACCTCGACGCGGCGGCGTGGACCGACCGTCTGCTTCGCGCGTCGTCGTCGGCCGGGGACCCGAGCGGCTTGGCGGTCACGCTGCTCGGCGCCGTCGCGATCCACCCGAACGAGGCCGTGCTGCACGCGGGGGTCCGGGAGATCGCGCCCGACGGTCTCGAGCCGTCGTCGGCCGCGCGCCACGACGTCGGCCTCGACGACGCGATCGCCACGATCGAGGCGCTCGCCCGCGGCAACGTCCGGGTGCGCGCCATCGGCGAGACCGGGCTCGACCACTTCCGCGCCGGCCCGCGAGGACGCGCGGTCCAGCTCGAGGCGTTCCGCGCCCACATCGCGCTCGCGAAGGACCTCGGCCTCGCGCTGCAGATCCACGACCGTGACGCCCACGAGCAGGTCATCGAGGTGCTCGAGCGGGACGGCGCACCGGACCGCACGGTCTTCCACTGCTTCTCGGGGGACGCCGCGATGGCCCGGCACTGCGCAGGTCGCGGGTGGTACCTGTCGTTCGCCGGGCCGGTGACGTTCGGCGCGAACGAGGACCTGCGCGAGGCGCTGCGGTCCGTCCCGCTCAGCCAGGTCCTCGTCGAGACGGACGCGCCCTACCTCACGCCGCACCCGTACCGCGGGCGGCCGAACGCGCCGTACCTGCTGCCGCACACGGTCCGACGGATCGCGGCGGAGCTCGACCTCGAGGTCGACGACCTGTGCCGGACGCTCGTCGCAACGTCCGAGTCGGTCTACGGACGGTGGCAAACCGGGCGAAGCGGATGA
- a CDS encoding ubiquitin-like domain-containing protein, protein MPPLDPPQTRRERARAEQAQAARSAPLGRTARLGAQAVVLALVVGATSAFTVLHKSVTVDVDGATVQLSAFGRTVGDVLADSKIRVGDRDLVAPGLSEPISSGSQVVVRHAHEIAVEVDGKPQTVWTTALTVGEAVEGLDLRGGQTLLSASRSASLGREVLRVSTQKTIHLVVDGQIIDGVSSAATVREALREIGLVLDEGDEVSVPLDATAVDGLVVLVTRAHQGGQTVTEAVPFDTTEVDDPTLVTGNKVIKTRGRAGLRTTTYSTSIVGGAVVDRSVVASTLTVVPVTQVVRVGTKALPDPAVVAVAPGSAQEIGKQLAAARGWGDDQFACLLPLWSHESGWRVNAENTSSGAYGIPQALPGSKMASVADDWRTNPATQITWGLNYIGGRYGDPCGAWSSFQAKGWY, encoded by the coding sequence GTGCCACCGCTCGATCCGCCGCAGACGCGACGTGAACGAGCACGCGCAGAACAGGCCCAGGCCGCACGCTCCGCACCGCTCGGCCGGACGGCCCGGCTGGGCGCGCAGGCGGTCGTGCTGGCCCTCGTCGTCGGTGCCACGAGCGCCTTCACCGTCCTGCACAAGTCCGTGACCGTCGACGTCGACGGGGCGACCGTGCAGCTCAGCGCGTTCGGTCGCACGGTCGGCGACGTCCTGGCGGACAGCAAGATCCGCGTCGGCGACCGCGACCTGGTCGCGCCGGGTCTCAGCGAGCCGATCAGCTCGGGTTCCCAGGTCGTCGTCCGCCACGCCCACGAGATCGCCGTCGAGGTCGACGGCAAGCCCCAGACGGTGTGGACCACGGCCCTGACCGTCGGTGAGGCGGTCGAGGGTCTCGACCTGCGTGGCGGTCAGACGCTGCTCTCGGCCTCGCGCTCGGCCTCGCTCGGTCGTGAGGTCCTGCGCGTCTCGACCCAGAAGACGATCCACCTCGTGGTCGACGGGCAGATCATCGACGGCGTCAGCAGCGCGGCGACGGTCCGCGAGGCGCTGCGCGAGATCGGCCTGGTTCTCGACGAGGGCGACGAGGTCTCGGTCCCGCTCGACGCGACCGCGGTGGACGGGCTGGTCGTGCTCGTCACGCGGGCCCACCAGGGCGGCCAGACCGTGACCGAGGCCGTGCCGTTCGACACCACCGAGGTGGACGACCCCACGCTCGTCACCGGGAACAAGGTCATCAAGACGCGCGGCAGGGCCGGCCTCCGCACGACGACCTACTCGACGTCGATCGTCGGCGGCGCCGTGGTCGACCGGAGCGTGGTGGCCTCGACCCTGACGGTCGTCCCCGTGACCCAGGTCGTCCGGGTCGGCACCAAGGCGCTCCCCGACCCGGCGGTCGTCGCGGTCGCGCCCGGCAGTGCCCAGGAGATCGGCAAGCAGCTCGCGGCCGCCCGTGGCTGGGGCGACGACCAGTTCGCGTGCCTGCTGCCGCTGTGGAGCCACGAGAGCGGCTGGCGGGTCAACGCGGAGAACACGTCGTCGGGCGCCTACGGCATCCCGCAGGCGCTGCCCGGATCGAAGATGGCGAGCGTCGCCGACGACTGGCGGACGAACCCCGCGACGCAGATCACCTGGGGCCTGAACTACATCGGCGGGCGCTACGGCGACCCCTGCGGCGCGTGGTCGTCGTTCCAGGCCAAGGGCTGGTACTGA
- a CDS encoding resuscitation-promoting factor, with protein sequence MNRTTRPAGHAERATAPLSTLRARLSSRETSRETGSGRVRLIAGLAAITVLATGTAVYAQANKTVTLDVDGVASTVTTYSGSVDGLLAQNGITLGERDTVAPAGALREGAAIVVRHAHEVTVMTDGVEQTVWTTALTAAEALDTLSARGADVQLVASRSTERRSPFLALELTIDGPAHVQVDGTTLTAADGSTTVAQVLDQLGITLGDLDTVAVKPASDGVLVVVSRVVVQDVTTTTEIPAATVTQDDPALVVGKKRVTTQGVAGVRTVVETVTTVDGVETSRVPVSDVVSQAPVDEVVHVGTKPKPVVTAAPKVAAAAGTPVAAGGSADSLNWAALARCESGGNPTIVSSNGLYYGLYQFSVGTWQGVGGAGLPSQASADEQTARAKMLYNRSGAGQWPVCGKNLFS encoded by the coding sequence GTGAACCGTACGACTCGTCCCGCCGGCCACGCCGAGCGAGCCACCGCCCCGCTGTCCACCCTCCGCGCACGCCTCTCCTCCCGCGAGACCTCCCGCGAGACCGGCAGTGGCCGCGTCCGACTGATCGCCGGCCTCGCCGCGATCACCGTCCTCGCGACCGGCACCGCCGTCTACGCCCAGGCGAACAAGACCGTCACGCTCGACGTCGACGGCGTCGCCTCCACCGTCACGACCTACTCGGGCTCCGTCGACGGGCTCCTCGCCCAGAACGGCATCACCCTCGGCGAACGCGACACGGTCGCCCCCGCCGGAGCGCTCCGCGAAGGCGCCGCGATCGTCGTGCGCCACGCGCACGAGGTGACCGTCATGACCGACGGGGTCGAGCAGACCGTCTGGACCACCGCCCTGACCGCGGCCGAGGCGCTCGACACGCTCAGCGCCCGCGGCGCGGACGTCCAGCTCGTGGCCTCCCGGTCGACCGAGCGGCGCAGCCCCTTCCTCGCGCTCGAGCTCACGATCGACGGGCCCGCGCACGTGCAGGTCGACGGGACCACGCTCACCGCGGCGGACGGGTCGACGACCGTCGCCCAGGTGCTCGACCAGCTCGGGATCACGCTCGGCGACCTCGACACCGTGGCCGTCAAGCCCGCGTCCGACGGCGTGCTCGTCGTCGTCAGCCGCGTCGTCGTGCAGGACGTGACGACGACCACCGAGATCCCCGCAGCGACCGTGACGCAGGACGACCCGGCGCTCGTCGTCGGCAAGAAGCGCGTCACGACGCAGGGTGTCGCCGGCGTGCGTACCGTCGTCGAGACCGTGACGACCGTCGATGGCGTCGAGACCTCGCGCGTGCCCGTGTCCGACGTGGTCAGCCAGGCCCCGGTCGACGAGGTCGTGCATGTCGGGACCAAGCCCAAGCCTGTCGTCACCGCGGCGCCGAAGGTGGCAGCGGCAGCCGGGACGCCGGTCGCCGCAGGCGGCAGCGCGGACTCGCTGAACTGGGCCGCTCTCGCGCGGTGCGAGTCGGGCGGGAACCCGACCATCGTCTCGAGCAACGGGCTGTACTACGGCCTGTACCAGTTCTCGGTCGGCACCTGGCAGGGCGTCGGCGGTGCCGGGCTCCCGTCCCAGGCCTCGGCCGACGAGCAGACCGCTCGCGCGAAGATGCTCTACAACCGCTCGGGCGCGGGCCAGTGGCCGGTCTGCGGGAAGAACCTCTTCAGCTGA
- the rsmA gene encoding 16S rRNA (adenine(1518)-N(6)/adenine(1519)-N(6))-dimethyltransferase RsmA — protein sequence MTENPGPLLGPAEIRQLAERAGLRPTKTLGQNFVLDGGTVRKIVRQAQIEPGERVVEVGPGLGSLTLGLLEAGASVVAVEIDPVLARLLPSTVAAHQPDAASRLTVVGADALDVRELPGPPPTALVANLPYNVSVPVLLTFLERFATLERVLVMVQAEVADRLAAPPGGRVYGVPSAKVAWYASARRTSTVGRSVFWPVPNVDSALVRLDRREPPVTVATREQVFAVVDSAFAQRRKMLRSALAPLAGSPDAAVRALEAAGVDPQSRGERIDIDGFARIATALAAQAVPAPQSPAEASAAPGTADR from the coding sequence ATGACCGAGAACCCCGGACCCCTGCTCGGGCCCGCGGAGATCCGGCAGCTCGCCGAGCGTGCGGGCCTGCGGCCCACCAAGACGCTCGGGCAGAACTTCGTGCTCGACGGCGGCACCGTGCGCAAGATCGTCCGGCAGGCGCAGATCGAGCCGGGCGAGCGGGTCGTCGAGGTCGGACCGGGCCTCGGGTCGCTCACGCTGGGTCTGCTCGAGGCCGGCGCGAGTGTCGTCGCGGTCGAGATCGACCCTGTGCTCGCCCGGCTGCTGCCCTCGACCGTCGCCGCCCACCAGCCGGACGCGGCCTCCCGGCTCACGGTCGTGGGCGCCGACGCGCTCGACGTCCGCGAGCTGCCGGGCCCGCCGCCGACGGCGCTCGTGGCGAACCTGCCCTACAACGTGTCGGTGCCGGTCCTCCTGACGTTCCTGGAACGGTTCGCGACGCTCGAACGTGTCCTGGTCATGGTCCAGGCGGAGGTCGCCGACCGACTGGCTGCACCGCCCGGCGGCCGGGTGTACGGCGTCCCGTCGGCCAAGGTCGCCTGGTACGCGTCGGCCCGTCGTACGTCGACCGTCGGCCGTTCGGTCTTCTGGCCCGTCCCGAACGTGGACTCGGCCCTCGTCCGGCTCGACCGGCGCGAGCCGCCCGTGACCGTCGCGACGCGGGAGCAGGTCTTCGCGGTCGTCGACTCGGCGTTCGCGCAGCGGCGCAAGATGCTCCGCTCGGCGCTCGCGCCGCTCGCCGGCTCGCCGGATGCCGCGGTGCGTGCGCTCGAGGCGGCCGGCGTCGACCCGCAGTCACGCGGGGAGCGCATCGACATCGACGGCTTCGCGCGCATCGCGACCGCGTTGGCGGCGCAGGCGGTGCCAGCCCCGCAGAGTCCCGCCGAGGCGTCGGCTGCACCCGGGACGGCGGACCGGTGA
- a CDS encoding 4-(cytidine 5'-diphospho)-2-C-methyl-D-erythritol kinase — MSLIRPEARSEREVRVRAPGKINLSLRVGRREPDGYHPLSTVFQAVSVYEDVVASAGTGLTLTVTGAQADRVPTDETNLAARAARALADHVGLDADVHLHIHKEVPVAGGMAGGSADAAATLLACDTLWRTGLPREVLHELAAALGSDVPFGLLGHTAIGTGRGDQLAPALSRGEYHWAFALQAEGLSTPRVYAAFDDLHPTVRAVPGSDVALLQALRAGDPHAVGLALHNDLQEAALELAPGLAEAIAVAHDAGALGAIVSGSGPTVAALARSRQHALLLAAAFTAAGVADSVLTAVGPVAGARIIQSGHE, encoded by the coding sequence GTGAGCCTGATCAGGCCCGAGGCCCGCTCCGAGCGTGAGGTCCGCGTGCGGGCGCCCGGCAAGATCAACCTCTCGCTGCGCGTCGGACGCCGGGAGCCCGACGGGTACCACCCGCTGTCGACCGTCTTCCAGGCCGTCTCGGTCTACGAAGACGTCGTGGCGAGCGCCGGCACCGGGCTGACCCTGACGGTCACGGGCGCGCAGGCCGACCGTGTCCCGACGGACGAGACGAACCTGGCGGCACGTGCCGCGCGCGCGCTGGCCGACCACGTCGGTCTCGACGCCGACGTGCACCTGCACATCCACAAGGAGGTCCCGGTCGCCGGTGGCATGGCGGGCGGGTCGGCCGACGCGGCCGCGACCCTCCTCGCGTGCGACACGCTCTGGCGCACCGGCCTGCCGCGCGAGGTCCTTCACGAGCTCGCCGCAGCGCTCGGGTCGGACGTGCCGTTCGGTCTCCTCGGGCACACGGCGATCGGCACGGGCCGCGGCGACCAGCTGGCCCCGGCCCTGAGTCGCGGCGAGTACCACTGGGCGTTCGCGCTCCAGGCCGAGGGGCTGTCGACGCCGCGGGTGTACGCCGCGTTCGACGACCTGCACCCGACGGTGCGTGCGGTTCCGGGGTCCGACGTCGCGCTGCTGCAGGCCCTGCGGGCGGGCGACCCGCACGCTGTGGGCCTCGCGCTGCACAACGACCTTCAGGAGGCCGCGCTCGAGCTCGCACCCGGGCTCGCGGAGGCGATCGCCGTGGCGCACGACGCCGGTGCGCTGGGAGCCATCGTCTCCGGCTCAGGCCCGACGGTCGCCGCGCTCGCGCGCAGCCGCCAGCACGCGCTGCTCCTCGCCGCAGCCTTCACCGCCGCCGGGGTGGCCGACTCGGTGCTCACCGCTGTCGGGCCGGTCGCCGGCGCACGCATCATCCAGAGCGGGCACGAGTAG